From Etheostoma spectabile isolate EspeVRDwgs_2016 chromosome 8, UIUC_Espe_1.0, whole genome shotgun sequence, a single genomic window includes:
- the LOC116693629 gene encoding alpha-1,3-mannosyl-glycoprotein 4-beta-N-acetylglucosaminyltransferase C, whose amino-acid sequence MCLKAPDKAMLLRLMWKSMDKMRFFRKRSMFPFLGFLITFLLFFNLYMDDGYVLEAEKRQLGDPLMHPVNSERYIHTFRDLSNFSGTINVTYRYLAGIPLPRKKYLTIGLSSIKRKKGNYLLETIKSIFDQSSYEELKEIVVVVHLADFDLVWCENLVQEITRKFAHHIIAGRLLVIQAPEEYYPSLDGLKRNYNDPEDRVRFRSKQNVDYAFLLNFCTNLSHFYMMLEDDVRCSRNFLTALKKVITSREGSYWVMLEFSKLGYIGKLYHSRDLPRLAHFLLMFYQEMPCDWLLIHFRGLLAQKDVIRFKPSLFQHMGYYSSYKGAENKLKDDDFEEDSIDIPDNPPASLFTNINVFENYDATKAYSTVDEYFWGKPPCTGDFFVIIFNKSTKISRIKVLTGTEDRQNDILHHGALEVGQKSVDTKQGRQCTSYITLGEFKGGSIEVSNVDHKIGFDIECVRVVVTGSQKEWLIIRTISLWTTQPVSQFKK is encoded by the exons TGCTCTTGAGGCTCATGTGGAAGTCCATGGACAAGATGAGGTTTTTCAGGAAACGATCCATGTTCCCCTTCCTCGGCTTCCTCAtcaccttcctcctcttcttcaacCTTTACATGGATGATGGATATGTGCTG GAGGCTGAAAAAAGACAGCTGGGAGACCCGCTGATGCATCCTGTAAACTCTGAGAGATACATCCACACATTCAGAGATCTCTCTAATTTCTCTGGGACTATTAATGTGACGTATCGCTACCTTGCAGGAATTCCTTTGCCACGCAAAA AGTATCTCACCATTGGTTTGTCGTCTATcaagaggaaaaagggaaattattTACTGGAGACAATCAAATCCATCTTCGATCAGTCCAGTTACGAGGAACTCAAAGAGATTGTGGTTGTGGTGCACCTGGCAGACTTTGACCTGGTCTGGTGTGAGAACCTGGTGCAGGAAATCACCAGGAAGTTTGCCCACCACATCATAGCCGGACGCCTCCTGGTGATCCAGGCACCAGAGGAGTACTATCCGTCTCTGGACGGGCTAAAAAGGAACTACAACGACCCAGAGGACCGGGTCCGTTTCCGCTCCAAGCAGAACGTGGACTACGCTTTCCTCCTCAACTTCTGTACAAACCTCTCTCACTTCTACATGATGTTAGAGGACGACGTGCGCTGCTCCAGGAACTTCCTGACGGCGCTGAAGAAGGTGATCACCTCCAGAGAAGGTTCCTACTGGGTGATGCTGGAGTTCTCCAAGCTGGGCTACATAGGGAAGCTGTACCACTCCAGAGACCTGCCCCGTCTGGCTCATTTCCTCCTCATGTTCTACCAGGAAATGCCCTGCGACTGGCTCCTCATCCACTTCAGGGGTCTGCTGGCCCAGAAGGACGTGATCCGCTTCAAGCCCTCGCTGTTCCAGCACATGGGCTACTACTCCTCTTACAAAGGAGCAGAGAACAAGCTGAAGGACGACGACTTCGAGGAAGACTCCATAGACATCCCTGACAACCCTCCTGCCAGCCTCTTCACAAACATCAACGTCTTTGAAAACTACGACGCCACCAAGGCTTACAGCACTGTCGATGAATATTTCTGGGGGAAGCCGCCGTGCACGGGAGACTTCTTTGTCATAATCTTTAATAAATCAACTAAAATCAGCAGAATTAAAGTTTTGACGGGCACAGAGGACAGACAAAATGACATTCTACACCACGGAGCTCTGGAAGTCGGACAAAAGTCTGTGGACACTAAACAGGGAAGGCAGTGTACATCCTACATCACGTTAGGAGAGTTTAAAGGCGGAAGCATCGAGGTTAGCAATGTGGATCACAAGATCGGTTTTGACATTGAGTGTGTACGAGTCGTCGTCACTGGCAGCCAGAAAGAATGGCTCATCATAAGAACTATCAGTTTATGGACCACACAACCCGTGAGTCAGTTTAAAAAGTAA